From the genome of Candidatus Zixiibacteriota bacterium:
TGGACGGGATATTTGAATCGCAATGAGCCATTAGTCCTTGCTGCGGAATTTGTTCTAAAATATAAGTGCAATTTCCGGATTGATGGACATTTAATAGCCCAGGAAGCGTTATGTCCCGATGGGGAGCAAAGCGCCGGCAGTAATATACCAAGGCGCTCTGTCGGAGGCAAATCATCCGGCCTGATCCTAATGGTACCTATTCCCAAGCCCGTGGCCGTCCCGGATAACATAACAGTTGACAGAGAGCCTCCATCTTCTCAAAAAACGGCATATTCAAACAAAGAGAAAGACAAAAGCCCGCATGGAATGCCATTCGTCGTGGAATGCAATCTTGATGCGGATACAATTCAGCAATTGAACGAGCCCTTCGAAGTCGTCTTTCATTTCCGCGCGGCCTCTTTGCCCGATGAAAATACCGGAATTCCCGACACGGCCATAATGCATGCCGACCGCGGAATGAATTTTGTCAATGGCGACACTCTATGGTCGGGTTTCCTTGAATTAGGCCGTTCATATAAGATAATCGCAAAATTTATATCGGATACTTGTACCAAAGCATCCGTCCATGGGATTTTGTGGCGACAGCAATTCAAACCCAGTTCACATTTAATGATCCAAATTCCCAAAACAGGCGTGCGGATGCAATTTGGCGATAATAAAACCATTTATTATAAAGATGCTGCCGAGAAGGGTCTCTCCGATTGCACCCCCCAAAATACCGGCGTACAGATCCGCCGGATTATTCTACCTGATTCATTAAGGATGCTTCGAGATGACAAAGGAGATCCGATTAGAGTCGAGTCATCCGGAGTTAGGATCTATTAATCGGATCATTAAAGCCTGCCATGACAGCAGTAGGTCACGTAAATAAACGTCAGAAGTCTCATAGGTCGAAATTCCCCCGAATTCCGCCTGCGGCGGAATGAGCGGGGTTTCGACAAATATATAATGAAACGAACAATCCCCGCAGAAGGCGTTCGATCCTGCCAAATTCTCCTCACCTATTTTCCCCTTGAATTTTATTCCTCTTCTTCCGTAATTGCCCGAAAAGAAAGGCTAAAAATTATGTTTGACCTACCCAAAATCCAGGAATACCTTCAAAAAGAAAAACTCGATGGCTGGCTGATGGCCGATTTCCACTCCCGCAACAGCGTCGCCATCGAATTCCTCTCCCTCCCGGCGCATCTCACCCGGAGATTTTTCTACTTCATCCCCGCCTCCGGCGAGCCGACCGCCCTGCTCCATAATATCGAGAAAGATAAATTTCGCCACGTCCCCGGAAAACATATCACTTTCTCCGCCTACAAACTTCTCGAATCCGAACTGGAAAAGCTGCTCAAGAACCGCCGCCGGGTTGCCATGGAGTACTCCCCCAACGGAAGGCTTCCCTATATCGGGCTGGTCGATGCCGGCACAATCGAAATGATCCGCGCCCTTGGTATCGAGATCGTCTCCTCGGCCGATCTGGTTTCTTATTTCCAGGCCCGGATGACCGCCGAGCAGGTTGCCACTCATAAAAGGGCTGCTTTCCTTATCAACAAAATCAAGGATGAGGCATTCGCGCATATCCGCAGCCATCTCGCCGGCGGGGTCTATATAAATGAGAGAATGGTCGTCGATTTCATCATAAAACGATTCGCCGAGGAGAACCTGGTCACCGATTTTTCGCCGATTTCCGCTATTGATGCCAATATCAGTAACGCCCATTACGAGCCGCCCGCCGAAAACTCTGCCCCTATCGTTCGCGGCAATCTCGTTATCATCGATCTCTGGGCAAAATTGAACGAACCGCATTCTGTTTTCGCCGATATCACCTGGATGGCGTATGCCGGCGAGTCGGTGCCGGAGAAATATGCCAGTGTCTTTGCCGTTCTCACCGCCGCGCGCGACCGGGCCGTGCAGTATATTAAAGAGAAATTCCCGACACCTGTTTTTGGCTATGATGTCGATGATGCCTGCCGCAAAGTTATTGCCGATGCCGGTTACGGCGATTATTTCTTCCACCGCACCGGGCATTCCATACTGGAATCGTGCCATGGCCCCGGCCCGAATATCGATAATCTCGAAACCGAGGACCGGCGGCGGCTTCTCCCCGGCCATCTGTTTTCCGTCGAGCCGGGGATATACCTTCCCGAATTCGGTATGCGCAGCGAAATCGATGTCATGCTGACCGAATCCGGCCCGGAGATTACGACACTTCCAACGCAAAAGGAAATCATTCCGCTGTTGGCCTGATATGTATTTTACGCCGCACATGATCAGAGAGGTAGCCGATAAGTACGGCTATCCGCCGGTTATCAAGATGATCGCTCCGGTCGATGCGCGGGAATATGATTTTATCCGCTCAACTCAATCGTATGGACGATGCCATGACATTACCCTTTATATCTTCAAGGGAAATAAGGTCATTGTCAACTCCAAGCATCACTACCCGCCGGGCTTGTATCGCGCCCCCTCGGGGGGGCTGAAACCGCACGAGGATTTCCTTGAAGGGGTGGAACGCGAAGTCTACGAGGAAACCGGTGTCAAGATGGAGCTATTGAAATATATCCTTCAGGTCAATGTCTCTTTCTCTTTCGGTACCAAACTGATCCCCTGGGAAAGCCATGTTTTTACCGCCCGCCACGTCTCCGGCAAAATCGCCCCGGTTGATATCGGAGAAATCCGTGAGGCGAAACTGGCCGATCTGTCGGAATTCGACAATTTCAAGAAAATAATCGCCACGATGGAATCGGGCGGCCTGCACTATCGCGCCCGCCTGCATGATGAGGTGCTCAAATTTCTTTAGAATAATTAAATATCGGGGGTCTTATGCGTATAATAGTAATTCTTATCGGGTTTCTTTCACGGATGACCGGAATTATCCTGCTTTTGTGGTCGTTATGGTACCGGGTGCCGGATCATCCGGGTATTACCGGCGTGGGCACCGGCCGTCTGTTAAAATTCTGGAAATGCCGCGACCTCTATACCGGGCCGGATTCAAACTGTTCATCTGGGGCGATATATTTTTCGGCGCCGGAATATTGATGCAATTGATATTCTATTGGTTCCTTGAATAACAATTAGGAAGGATGGTGCCGGTGGTAGTGGTTTTGGTAGGTCAGGAGCTTTACGCTCCTGACATTATTGTGTCAGGTCTGCAAGAGACCTGACCTACTAAGGATCAATACAACTATGATAACTCAGTACAATTTCTCTCTCTTGGCCAGAAAGGCATAGAGAGCATAATCGAACGGCACCGTTGTGTCTATCAAATGGTAATCGATCCGGCTCTCGCGGCATGCAGCGGCAATCTTCTCGGAATACTCTTTCGACATCCGCGCAAAATGCTTCTTTATCTGCCA
Proteins encoded in this window:
- a CDS encoding NUDIX hydrolase; the encoded protein is MYFTPHMIREVADKYGYPPVIKMIAPVDAREYDFIRSTQSYGRCHDITLYIFKGNKVIVNSKHHYPPGLYRAPSGGLKPHEDFLEGVEREVYEETGVKMELLKYILQVNVSFSFGTKLIPWESHVFTARHVSGKIAPVDIGEIREAKLADLSEFDNFKKIIATMESGGLHYRARLHDEVLKFL
- a CDS encoding M24 family metallopeptidase — its product is MFDLPKIQEYLQKEKLDGWLMADFHSRNSVAIEFLSLPAHLTRRFFYFIPASGEPTALLHNIEKDKFRHVPGKHITFSAYKLLESELEKLLKNRRRVAMEYSPNGRLPYIGLVDAGTIEMIRALGIEIVSSADLVSYFQARMTAEQVATHKRAAFLINKIKDEAFAHIRSHLAGGVYINERMVVDFIIKRFAEENLVTDFSPISAIDANISNAHYEPPAENSAPIVRGNLVIIDLWAKLNEPHSVFADITWMAYAGESVPEKYASVFAVLTAARDRAVQYIKEKFPTPVFGYDVDDACRKVIADAGYGDYFFHRTGHSILESCHGPGPNIDNLETEDRRRLLPGHLFSVEPGIYLPEFGMRSEIDVMLTESGPEITTLPTQKEIIPLLA